The Pocillopora verrucosa isolate sample1 chromosome 2, ASM3666991v2, whole genome shotgun sequence genome has a segment encoding these proteins:
- the LOC131790761 gene encoding heterogeneous nuclear ribonucleoprotein L-like isoform X1, with amino-acid sequence MADIGAMIATPGIESPNKRAKMDSGLTATNFDESKFARYYRTDTVSSPVSSHSGPVVSDTSAYYSYPYTYSNSFSSYTYPCGQTDAAALYTYPASYGIPYTALNGFSTEYSSTSGSDYSLSPSSSVSALTSTSSLNIPQSLTLNSTAHHNTPPSRVIHCRAVADGCKETDLINVLQPFGKITYVTLLPKIRQALVEFEDIDSAVALVSFSQSNTLTVLGRQMFVNYSKSQEIKRDKVLNGESNGASSEASNILLLTIINPLHPITVKVLHKICSPHGKVLRIVIFHKNGLQALVEFDNVEAAQRALATLNGQDIYAGCCTLKIDYSKKAKKLNVFKNDDETWDYTGALNNNSGIPSKTALLGSGLLSAISGNDASETQLSSSPPNTVTLNGVNGSPISISNEAIARAAQFPTVQSILAKVASLHGNPPKSPTSGSNSPVENVVKKLGILGSSPYQLPQGGLLGALPGLAQQQQQMNGISSALNAGGTGCVLMVYGLNAEKMNCERIFNLFCLYGNVVKVKFLTNKLGAAMVQMSDKVASEMIIRNLSGAVLFDSKINIIFSKHPFIADSSVVTTLPDGTPSSMNFADNRNNRFKYLPEGQSLKNRYQPPTRMLHFFNAPPNCTVETLKEVFITAGSLSPLKGTFFSKANAKSSAGLLEMPDIRSAMEALTLTNHFTINPPGGGSYTLKLAFSPSSSISPTAPTVAPAVAAAAVAVSNGANPLGPIGSPVHPRCMAGSPISIVTNGVKELNGDSERNGLSPEHLSGASP; translated from the exons ATGGCTGACATTGGAGCTATGATAGCGACTCCAGGAATCGAAAGCCCGAACAAGCGGGCGAAAATGGATAGTGGACTAACAGCAACTAACTTCGATGAATCTAAATTCGCTAGATATTACAGAACGGACACAGTGAGCTCTCCCGTAAGCTCACATTCCGGACCAGTTGTCAGTGATACATCAGCATATTATTCATACCCCTACACGTACTCGAATTCTTTCTCATCATACACGTATCCTTGTGGACAAACAGACGCAGCAGCTTTGTACACATATCCCGCATCTTATGGCATTCCTTACACCGCACTGAATGGCTTCAGCACAGAATATTCCTCGACGTCAGGTAGCG ACTATTCATTATCTCCAAGCTCATCTGTTTCTGCGCTGACATCAACTTCAAGTCTCAATATTCCACAATCATTGACATTAAATTCTACGGCACATCACAATACACCTCCTTCGCGTGTTATTCACTGTAGAGCAGTTGCAGACGGTTGTAAAGAAACAGACTTGATAAACGTTCTTCAGCCATTTGGGAAAATTAC ATATGTGACTTTATTGCCAAAAATTAGACAAGCATTGGTGGAATTTGAA GATATTGATTCTGCTGTAGCTCTGGTTTCATTTTCGCAG TCAAATACACTCACTGTACTTGGTAGACAAATGTTCGTGAATTACTCCAAAAGTCAAGAAATAAAGAG GGATAAAGTTCTCAATGGTGAAAGTAATGGAGCCTCTTCAGAAGCTAGTAATATTCTCCTTCTCACAATAATCAATCCTTTACATCCAATCACAGTG AAAGTACTTCATAAAATATGCAGCCCTCatggaaaagttttaagaattGTGATCTTTCACAAGAATGGATTGCAAGCTTTGGTTGA ATTTGACAATGTCGAGGCAGCTCAGCGAGCTCTTGCAACACTCAATGGACAAGATATTTATGCGGGATGCTGCACACTGAAGATTGATTATTCAAAG aaagctaaaaaattaaatgtttttaaaaatgatgatgaaacaTGGGATTACACTGGAGCACTGAACAATAACTCAG GGATCCCAAGCAAGACAGCTCTTCTTGGGTCTGGGCTCTTGTCTGCAATTTCAG GAAATGATGCCAGTGAGACGCAGTTGTCAAGTTCACCACCAAACACTGTCACTCTTAATG GTGTGAATGGATCACCAATTTCCATCAGTAATGAGGCTATTGCAAGAGCAGCGCAGTTTCCCACTGTACAGA GTATTCTAGCCAAAGTTGCATCTCTTCATGGGAACCCGCCTAAGAGTCCAACATCAG GTAGCAACTCACCTGTGGAGAATGTAGTGAAAAAGTTGGGTATTCTTGGAAGCTCGCCGTACCAGTTACCTCAGGGTGGACTCTTAGGAGCTCTACCAGGCCTGGCCCAACAGCAGCAACAGATGAATGGCATTTCTAGCGCTTTGAACGCAG GTGGCACTGGCTGTGTGTTGATGGTTTACGGACTGAATGCTGAAAAAATGAACTGTGAGAGAATCTTTAACTTGTTTTGTCTATATGGCAACGTCGTCAAG GTTAAATTCCTCACCAACAAACTCGGAGCGGCCATGGTACAAATGTCGGACAAAGTTGCTTCAGAAATGATCATCCGAAACTTGAGTGGTGCCGTGCTTTTCGATTCCAAAATCAACATCAT ATTTTCGAAGCATCCTTTCATAGCAGATTCATCGGTGGTGACGACTTTACCCGATGGTACGCCTTCGTCCATGAATTTTGCCGACAACCGAAACAACCGGTTTAAATA TCTTCCTGAGGGTCAGAGTCTCAAGAATA GATACCAACCACCAACAAGAATGCTTCACTTCTTCAATGCCCCTCCAAACTGTACTGTGGAAACGCTTAAGGAG GTCTTCATCACTGCCGGATCTTTGTCTCCTCTGAAAGGCACATTCTTTTCAAAAG CGAACGCCAAATCATCAGCGGGGTTACTGGAGATGCCGGATATTCGTTCAGCCATGGAAGCGTTAACTCTTACTAACCACTTCACCATAAACCCACCAG GAGGCGGATCCTATACCCTGAAATTGGCCTTCTCCCCAAGCTCCTCAATATCTCCAACGGCTCCGACCGTTGCTCCTGCAGTTGCTGCGGCTGCAGTCGCCGTCAGCAATGGTGCCAATCCTTTGGGACCTATCGGCTCGCCGGTGCACCCTCGATGTATGGCGGGAAGCCCCATCAGCATTGTGACGAATGGTGTCAAGGAATTAAACGGTGACTCCGAGAGGAATGGGCTGAGTCCAGAGCATTTATCAGGTGCCAGTCCCTAG
- the LOC131790761 gene encoding heterogeneous nuclear ribonucleoprotein L-like isoform X2: protein MADIGAMIATPGIESPNKRAKMDSGLTATNFDESKFARYYRTDTVSSPVSSHSGPVVSDTSAYYSYPYTYSNSFSSYTYPCGQTDAAALYTYPASYGIPYTALNGFSTEYSSTSDYSLSPSSSVSALTSTSSLNIPQSLTLNSTAHHNTPPSRVIHCRAVADGCKETDLINVLQPFGKITYVTLLPKIRQALVEFEDIDSAVALVSFSQSNTLTVLGRQMFVNYSKSQEIKRDKVLNGESNGASSEASNILLLTIINPLHPITVKVLHKICSPHGKVLRIVIFHKNGLQALVEFDNVEAAQRALATLNGQDIYAGCCTLKIDYSKKAKKLNVFKNDDETWDYTGALNNNSGIPSKTALLGSGLLSAISGNDASETQLSSSPPNTVTLNGVNGSPISISNEAIARAAQFPTVQSILAKVASLHGNPPKSPTSGSNSPVENVVKKLGILGSSPYQLPQGGLLGALPGLAQQQQQMNGISSALNAGGTGCVLMVYGLNAEKMNCERIFNLFCLYGNVVKVKFLTNKLGAAMVQMSDKVASEMIIRNLSGAVLFDSKINIIFSKHPFIADSSVVTTLPDGTPSSMNFADNRNNRFKYLPEGQSLKNRYQPPTRMLHFFNAPPNCTVETLKEVFITAGSLSPLKGTFFSKANAKSSAGLLEMPDIRSAMEALTLTNHFTINPPGGGSYTLKLAFSPSSSISPTAPTVAPAVAAAAVAVSNGANPLGPIGSPVHPRCMAGSPISIVTNGVKELNGDSERNGLSPEHLSGASP, encoded by the exons ATGGCTGACATTGGAGCTATGATAGCGACTCCAGGAATCGAAAGCCCGAACAAGCGGGCGAAAATGGATAGTGGACTAACAGCAACTAACTTCGATGAATCTAAATTCGCTAGATATTACAGAACGGACACAGTGAGCTCTCCCGTAAGCTCACATTCCGGACCAGTTGTCAGTGATACATCAGCATATTATTCATACCCCTACACGTACTCGAATTCTTTCTCATCATACACGTATCCTTGTGGACAAACAGACGCAGCAGCTTTGTACACATATCCCGCATCTTATGGCATTCCTTACACCGCACTGAATGGCTTCAGCACAGAATATTCCTCGACGTCAG ACTATTCATTATCTCCAAGCTCATCTGTTTCTGCGCTGACATCAACTTCAAGTCTCAATATTCCACAATCATTGACATTAAATTCTACGGCACATCACAATACACCTCCTTCGCGTGTTATTCACTGTAGAGCAGTTGCAGACGGTTGTAAAGAAACAGACTTGATAAACGTTCTTCAGCCATTTGGGAAAATTAC ATATGTGACTTTATTGCCAAAAATTAGACAAGCATTGGTGGAATTTGAA GATATTGATTCTGCTGTAGCTCTGGTTTCATTTTCGCAG TCAAATACACTCACTGTACTTGGTAGACAAATGTTCGTGAATTACTCCAAAAGTCAAGAAATAAAGAG GGATAAAGTTCTCAATGGTGAAAGTAATGGAGCCTCTTCAGAAGCTAGTAATATTCTCCTTCTCACAATAATCAATCCTTTACATCCAATCACAGTG AAAGTACTTCATAAAATATGCAGCCCTCatggaaaagttttaagaattGTGATCTTTCACAAGAATGGATTGCAAGCTTTGGTTGA ATTTGACAATGTCGAGGCAGCTCAGCGAGCTCTTGCAACACTCAATGGACAAGATATTTATGCGGGATGCTGCACACTGAAGATTGATTATTCAAAG aaagctaaaaaattaaatgtttttaaaaatgatgatgaaacaTGGGATTACACTGGAGCACTGAACAATAACTCAG GGATCCCAAGCAAGACAGCTCTTCTTGGGTCTGGGCTCTTGTCTGCAATTTCAG GAAATGATGCCAGTGAGACGCAGTTGTCAAGTTCACCACCAAACACTGTCACTCTTAATG GTGTGAATGGATCACCAATTTCCATCAGTAATGAGGCTATTGCAAGAGCAGCGCAGTTTCCCACTGTACAGA GTATTCTAGCCAAAGTTGCATCTCTTCATGGGAACCCGCCTAAGAGTCCAACATCAG GTAGCAACTCACCTGTGGAGAATGTAGTGAAAAAGTTGGGTATTCTTGGAAGCTCGCCGTACCAGTTACCTCAGGGTGGACTCTTAGGAGCTCTACCAGGCCTGGCCCAACAGCAGCAACAGATGAATGGCATTTCTAGCGCTTTGAACGCAG GTGGCACTGGCTGTGTGTTGATGGTTTACGGACTGAATGCTGAAAAAATGAACTGTGAGAGAATCTTTAACTTGTTTTGTCTATATGGCAACGTCGTCAAG GTTAAATTCCTCACCAACAAACTCGGAGCGGCCATGGTACAAATGTCGGACAAAGTTGCTTCAGAAATGATCATCCGAAACTTGAGTGGTGCCGTGCTTTTCGATTCCAAAATCAACATCAT ATTTTCGAAGCATCCTTTCATAGCAGATTCATCGGTGGTGACGACTTTACCCGATGGTACGCCTTCGTCCATGAATTTTGCCGACAACCGAAACAACCGGTTTAAATA TCTTCCTGAGGGTCAGAGTCTCAAGAATA GATACCAACCACCAACAAGAATGCTTCACTTCTTCAATGCCCCTCCAAACTGTACTGTGGAAACGCTTAAGGAG GTCTTCATCACTGCCGGATCTTTGTCTCCTCTGAAAGGCACATTCTTTTCAAAAG CGAACGCCAAATCATCAGCGGGGTTACTGGAGATGCCGGATATTCGTTCAGCCATGGAAGCGTTAACTCTTACTAACCACTTCACCATAAACCCACCAG GAGGCGGATCCTATACCCTGAAATTGGCCTTCTCCCCAAGCTCCTCAATATCTCCAACGGCTCCGACCGTTGCTCCTGCAGTTGCTGCGGCTGCAGTCGCCGTCAGCAATGGTGCCAATCCTTTGGGACCTATCGGCTCGCCGGTGCACCCTCGATGTATGGCGGGAAGCCCCATCAGCATTGTGACGAATGGTGTCAAGGAATTAAACGGTGACTCCGAGAGGAATGGGCTGAGTCCAGAGCATTTATCAGGTGCCAGTCCCTAG
- the LOC131790708 gene encoding uncharacterized protein: MSRPSKARKNAETTNGDSKHTDEPSNCIICLEKVICRGKLSVCNHWFCFPCILEWSENTNTCPICKARFRCITKVHLSPFRSPPTKVRVGDKDQRVWNDDDELVEEDIFGAFDLDDFDDDYEPSSHYSNPWTRQSRQQMNTNLESSGGSHICASSQLHLNEYDLEDSFINDDNDDDEPLFTAYHSTDSEESNGISPFIERTSPYQFRNRHDPRTRSSRNTSNINNSFPKIEDACSSQASLGSFIVSSDDSPDELNSDWVPFGNIGNNSRTKGKSDKVKAKECCSKRTRALRKSREKTPKKHKGCKQKSSNGKRKRQQSTTRDERTSLSHGEPGQCSMDGWISMASKNGERLPLSSFSTNLRTPKKRTYKGKKATKNEDNSNYGEVYDRSSASEDEVLIDRINKGKKIKTSVHNWQERKPEIKPKINKLYSRWAQQQESIPSALMPSSSVTHDDRGKIKSVDEEDYSDVIFVHPTPQPNEKRSIFTRRKHRSPGTSFDNMDVITNNPPHSQIQTQYGHKITDSQSDTCRTRGRTEAKSRQKSPIKATISPAIKKRKKPRRVLLLSSDSD; the protein is encoded by the exons ATGTCTCGTCCTTCAAAGGCCCGGAAAAACGCGGAAACTACAAATGGAGATTCCAAACACACTGATGAGCCGTCTAACTGTATAATTTGTTTGGAAAAAGTTATCTGTCGCGGAAAATTAAGCGTTTGTAATCACTGGTTCTGTTTCCCATGCATATTGGAGTGGTCAGAG AACACAAATACCTGTCCGATATGCAAGGCCCGATTTCGATGCATAACAAAG GTTCATCTGAGCCCTTTCAGATCCCCACCAACAAAGGTCCGTGTAGGAGACAAGGATCAGAGAGTTTggaatgatgatgatgagttAGTAGAGGAAGATATATTTGGCGCATTTGATTTGGatgattttgatgatgattatgaGCCTTCTTCTCACTACAGTAACCCTTGGACAAGACAATCCAGGCAACAG ATGAATACCAATCTAGAGAGTTCAGGAGGAAGTCACATATGTGCTTCAAGCCAGCTGCATCTTAATGAGTATGACCTTGAAGATTCCTTTATAAATGATGACAACGATGATGATGAGCCCCTGTTTACAGCATATCACAGTACTGATTCTGAAGAAAGCAATGGCATAAGTCCATTTATAGAAAGAACCAGCCCATATCAGTTCCGAAACAGGCATGATCCAAGAACAAGATCTTCAAGAAATACAAGTAACATTAATAACAG ttttcccaaaattgaagATGCATGCTCATCCCAAGCAAGTCTTGGAAGTTTTATAGTTAGCAGTGATGATTCACCAG ATGAGCTGAACAGTGACTGGGTACCGTTTGGCAATATTGGAAACAATTCAAGGACTAAAGGCAAGTCAGACAAGGTGAAAGCAAAGGAATGCTGTTCCAAGAGAACAAGAGCCTTAAGGAAGTCCAGAGAAAAAACCCCTAAGAAACACAAAGGCTGCAAGCAGAAAAGTAGCAATGGTAAAAGGAAAAGACAG CAGTCTACAACTAGGGATGAAAGGACATCTTTAAGTCATGGAGAACCCGGCCAGTGTTCTATGGATGGCTGGATCAGCATGGCTTCGAAAAATGGAGAACGGCTTCCTTTGTCTTCATTTTCAACTAATCTAAGGACTCCTAA GAAAAGGACttacaaaggaaagaaagccaCCAAAAATGAAGATAACTCAAATTATGGTGAGGTGTATGACAGAAGCAGTGCTTCTGAGGATGAAGTTTTGATTGATCGaatcaacaaaggaaaaaaaataaagacttCTGTGCATAACTGGCAGGAAAGGAAACCTGAGATCAAACCTAAGATCAACAAGTTATACTCCAGATGGGCACAACAACAGGAATCTATCCCTTCTGCTTTAATGCCATCATCCAGTGTGACACATGATGATAGAGGCAAAATCAAATCTGTTGATGAAGAAGATTATTCAGATGTTATATTTGTACACCCCACTCCTCAACCAAATGAAAAACGATCAATATTCACCAGAAGGAAACACAGGTCTCCTGGTACATCATTTGATAACATGGATGTTATTACTAATAATCCTCCACATTCACAAATTCAGACACAATATGGACATAAAATTACTGACTCTCAGAGTGATACATGTCGTACTCGTGGAAGAACAGAGGCTAAATCGCGACAGAAGAGTCCTATCAAGGCTACTATCTCTCCTGCTATtaagaagaggaaaaaaccaAGGAGGGTGCTATTGCTCAGCAGTGACAGTGATTGA